The DNA segment AGAGCTGCCCTTTCACTCTGCCCCTGCTGTATTGGTCTGCGATGTCATCTCAGCTCATTTGAAGTTCACGTAGTTCCTCTGATTGTGATGCATATCGCTATATCTGTCATCTGACTAGCCACGAACGCAAATGCTGCTTGTCTTGTCTTCGAACAAGTCCAAACTCGATCGAATCGATGCTGTTCATGACATGTGCCGAAATTTCGGATTGTCCCCTCCCTCCGAGCTTGGCAAAACCTGTTCCTCCCACTGCTATTGTCCATTCAAGCAAATCATCTCATACATTCTCATCAAGCTATATGTAAGTAGGCAAAGATGATACcaaagggaaaagggaaagacaACGAAACGAAAGTTGAATGTCAATGAATGGAATGGAGAAGGTTATATATGATGGAAATGACGGTTTGATGGTTTACTATGCATCCTCGCCTGTCTAGTTACCGGAGTGTCTCTCGTACACACCAACGACGATAGCGTGATCTCTCTCATAAGGTTCAAGGGTAAGTTGTTCTGCAAACAAGTATCAGACGCATAAGCACATGTCCAGTCTGGGAAGACACGTTGAAGAAGTATATATGACTCACCCTTAGGTTTgataccttccttcctcatgtTGTTGACTTCACTGGCGAACACCTGAGCAGCAGGGGCAGTAGAATCGATACAGTTGGCCTTGATGGAAATGACGATACCACCGCTGTTCTTCAGGAAATGATGAGCGTTCAAAGCGATGATTCTCGCTTGATCAGGTTGGGCGACATCCGCGAAGATTACGTCGACCATTTGGACGAGCATTCGGTATTTCTGGGGGTGACGAGCATCATCGACGATTGCTATTGATTTTGGACATGATCAGTATGGTGTGCCAGTAAGTTTCTCAATATCGCTCGCAGAGTACACTCACGGACAACGTTCGTCCTCTTCTTGGCCATACCGATCAATTCTCGACCGGGTCGGTGGGAGAACTCAACAGCGTATACTACACCTTCGGGACCGACGATATCTGATACGTGAGAGACGGAAGAACCGGAAGCAGCACCGAGATAAAGTACCTTGGCTCCGGGTTTGATCTGCaggatatcgatgatcaatAATATGTACTCAAACACCTTCTTGCTTGTTAGGGGATTACTCACGTAGATGTTATCTAAACCACCCAAGATACCAGCCGCCAATTTACTTCTGAAAGGGTTCCACACCCTGTactcgatcttctcttcctcaccttcGGCATTTGTGGAAGCGATCGATACCCTCTTTTCACCGTATACTGATTCTCCGGGAGTCATGTTTCTCGTGACCAACAAGTGTTCTTTACCCTTGGCGATGTATACACCGGCGTGCTTGTGGGGTTCGAGAGTGACGGCACCGGGTCCCTTCTTGCCCATTCCTGGTTTACCACCTCTgccaccacctcgtccaccgGGGCCACCTCTTGGTGcaccccttccacctcgagcggcacctcctcctctgggtccacctctaccaccaccacctcctcgtccaccaccaccgaatccacctctaccaccaccaccggcaccacctcgtccaccgcCGAATCCTCCTCGgccacctcctcgaccaccaCCACGTCCTCCTCGATCACCTATGTCAGATCAGAGATATTAGCACGATGAATGTTAAGGTTATATTTCCATTTGAGGTATTTGTTGACTAACCGAAAGCCATCACGAATTATAGATTAGATTTGAGGGTagaaaggaagaacagaTTTATGATTGAGATCCTGTCGTCGATTCGTCTGTCTTGCAGGCGTATGGTATACGATTCCAGGTGGGGGATTAACAAGGATGTTTTGTTTTCAATGATGTATTTTGTATCTAGGTATGGTGTATTTGAACTCGTTTACCAACATCTACCCATTCTGTGAAATTGAATTTTCGGTGGGTGGATGGTTTTTTAGAGTGATTTTTGATTGTCACGTGATTTGCAGTGTGAATGGGATAAATGGATGAATAATGATGATAGAAAATAATGAATGAACCGCTGTCATCCCAAGCAGTGAATGCATGAATCATGGGCGAATGAGTTAGTAATAGTCAGAGATACAGATACTACTACTAGTAGAGAGAGCTCATTGCTAGTATCCCCCAAACCTCATTCACTTCAATATCATATACTTGCTCGCCTTCTTGTGCGCAACTTCTTTAGCCTTTCAGCCTTTCGATACCTCAGCAGCTACCAGTGTCTTGCTCAGACGACCGCTCCTTCCCTCGCATACAATCGACTTGTCTGGCTCCCAAAATAGCTCTGAGCATTCGACTCGACTTTCTTCACAATTCGTTAACTCGGTTCCGCCCACGCACCTattcctccctccagcaTAACCTGATACGAGCGCTCTTCCAAGGCAGCGGTGCAGGTATCATATCAAGTAGTGCATCGTGAGTGTTTCTACAGATCGTGTGACATGGCGGAAGACCTAAACTTTATCGTCTGAATGGTTATACCATTTTCCTCTTGAATCCGTAATCTTCGATCGTCAATTGTGTCTTTCGCGGTTTTCAGTCACTGAT comes from the Kwoniella bestiolae CBS 10118 chromosome 2, complete sequence genome and includes:
- a CDS encoding rRNA 2'-O-methyltransferase fibrillarin — its product is MAFGDRGGRGGGRGGGRGGFGGGRGGAGGGGRGGFGGGGRGGGGGRGGPRGGGAARGGRGAPRGGPGGRGGGRGGKPGMGKKGPGAVTLEPHKHAGVYIAKGKEHLLVTRNMTPGESVYGEKRVSIASTNAEGEEEKIEYRVWNPFRSKLAAGILGGLDNIYIKPGAKVLYLGAASGSSVSHVSDIVGPEGVVYAVEFSHRPGRELIGMAKKRTNVVPIVDDARHPQKYRMLVQMVDVIFADVAQPDQARIIALNAHHFLKNSGGIVISIKANCIDSTAPAAQVFASEVNNMRKEGIKPKEQLTLEPYERDHAIVVGVYERHSGN